A window from Leptothermofonsia sichuanensis E412 encodes these proteins:
- a CDS encoding Lin0512 family protein: MALKRLIIEMGMGVDQHGQEPTVAAARAVRNAIAHNALPGVWEVAGLSHPDEMVVEVRVAVPYPEQVRQEEVLAVLPFGRKTLQVEQGGMVVAGRAIPELGDRNDDMLIAVAAVTVLVEVGKE, encoded by the coding sequence ATGGCACTTAAGCGATTGATTATCGAAATGGGCATGGGGGTTGACCAGCATGGTCAGGAACCCACTGTGGCTGCTGCCAGGGCAGTCCGCAATGCGATCGCCCACAATGCTTTACCTGGAGTCTGGGAAGTGGCGGGCCTGAGCCACCCGGATGAAATGGTGGTGGAGGTCAGGGTAGCCGTTCCCTATCCAGAGCAGGTGCGCCAGGAGGAGGTGCTGGCAGTGTTGCCCTTTGGTCGTAAGACTCTACAGGTGGAGCAGGGTGGAATGGTAGTGGCCGGGCGGGCAATCCCAGAATTGGGCGATCGCAACGATGACATGCTGATTGCCGTTGCGGCGGTGACAGTTCTGGTTGAGGTTGGGAAGGAATGA
- the petN gene encoding cytochrome b6-f complex subunit PetN, whose protein sequence is MPTLNYDGFWIYSVILALHTVMDILSLGWVALLVVFTFSISLVVWGRNGF, encoded by the coding sequence GTGCCAACTTTGAATTATGATGGATTTTGGATTTATTCTGTAATACTCGCTTTACATACAGTCATGGATATTTTGTCGCTGGGTTGGGTTGCGCTTCTGGTTGTTTTCACCTTCTCCATTTCCCTCGTCGTCTGGGGACGCAATGGGTTCTAA
- the fba gene encoding class II fructose-bisphosphate aldolase (catalyzes the reversible aldol condensation of dihydroxyacetonephosphate and glyceraldehyde 3-phosphate in the Calvin cycle, glycolysis, and/or gluconeogenesis), whose translation MALVPMRLLLDHAAENGYGIPAFNVNNMEQIQAIMQAAHETDSPVILQASRGARKYAGENFLRHLILAAVETYPHIPIVMHQDHGNEPATCYSAIKNGFTSVMMDGSLEADAKTPASFEYNVRVTSEVVKVAHAIGASVEGELGCLGSLETGKGDKEDGHGFEGTLSHDQLLTDPDEAVQFVEATQVDALAVAIGTSHGAYKFTRKPTGEILAISRIEEIHRRLPNTHLVMHGSSSVPEDLIALINQYGGAIPETYGVPVEEIQKGIKSGVRKVNIDTDNRLAITAAVREALAANPKEFDPRHFLKPSIKYMQKVCADRYQQFGTAGNASKIKQLSLEEFAVKYAKGELAQVTKKAVGV comes from the coding sequence ATGGCGCTCGTACCTATGCGACTGCTGCTGGATCATGCGGCAGAGAATGGCTACGGCATCCCTGCATTCAACGTCAACAACATGGAGCAGATCCAGGCAATTATGCAGGCTGCCCATGAGACCGATAGCCCGGTGATTCTGCAAGCCTCCCGTGGTGCCCGCAAGTATGCAGGTGAGAACTTCCTCCGGCACCTGATTCTGGCTGCGGTTGAAACCTATCCCCACATTCCCATTGTGATGCACCAGGATCATGGTAATGAGCCTGCTACCTGCTATTCCGCTATCAAGAATGGTTTCACCAGCGTCATGATGGATGGCTCCCTGGAAGCTGATGCCAAAACTCCTGCCAGCTTTGAGTACAACGTTCGTGTGACCAGCGAAGTGGTTAAAGTTGCCCATGCGATCGGTGCCAGTGTCGAAGGTGAACTCGGTTGTCTGGGTTCCTTAGAAACCGGCAAAGGTGACAAGGAAGATGGTCACGGCTTTGAGGGCACCCTGTCCCACGACCAGCTTCTGACTGACCCCGATGAAGCTGTTCAATTTGTTGAAGCGACCCAGGTAGATGCCCTGGCAGTTGCAATTGGTACCAGCCACGGTGCTTACAAATTCACCCGCAAGCCAACTGGTGAAATTCTGGCTATCAGCCGGATTGAAGAAATCCACCGCCGTCTGCCCAACACCCACCTGGTGATGCATGGTTCCTCTTCTGTCCCTGAAGATCTGATTGCGCTGATCAACCAGTATGGGGGGGCGATTCCTGAAACCTACGGTGTACCTGTTGAGGAAATCCAGAAGGGCATTAAGAGTGGTGTGCGTAAGGTCAACATCGACACTGATAACCGTCTGGCGATTACGGCGGCGGTGCGGGAAGCACTGGCAGCCAATCCCAAGGAGTTTGACCCCCGCCACTTCCTGAAGCCCTCCATTAAGTACATGCAAAAGGTCTGTGCTGACCGCTATCAGCAGTTTGGCACGGCTGGAAACGCCAGCAAGATCAAGCAACTTTCTCTGGAAGAATTTGCAGTCAAGTACGCCAAGGGCGAACTGGCTCAAGTGACCAAGAAAGCTGTTGGGGTGTAG
- a CDS encoding HEAT repeat domain-containing protein, whose product MEALYAILGFLFVTLGFATGYGVWERRTRQKSDGRSPLPAIERQVEPSSVSRAPGIVADGERAEKTVHLLETDGVEEASIAAIAAEGPAPTQPPIPPEPEPSSEKAFIPQPIIPDPWLSHQEPVVTESVIAPPVLGSTPPTVADSGLAVTDAFALQERITSLGHSGQLHHAAALVRYTNHASSGVRAAVATALGNLAIRRSGASVESLIPVLGRLSRDTKSEVRVAAVAALGKIRSPKVLPWLQRSQQQSDPQVRKAATTALQNLKLVYQPKAKLKPEVRKKG is encoded by the coding sequence ATGGAAGCTCTCTATGCAATTCTAGGCTTTTTATTTGTAACGTTGGGATTTGCCACGGGATACGGAGTTTGGGAAAGACGAACCCGGCAAAAATCAGATGGGAGATCTCCCTTACCTGCGATCGAACGGCAGGTCGAACCTTCCTCAGTCTCTAGGGCACCCGGAATTGTGGCAGATGGGGAGCGCGCAGAAAAGACTGTCCATCTTCTTGAAACGGATGGGGTCGAAGAGGCTTCAATTGCAGCAATTGCTGCCGAGGGACCAGCGCCTACTCAGCCTCCAATCCCTCCTGAGCCAGAACCTTCTTCGGAGAAAGCGTTTATCCCCCAACCCATCATCCCCGATCCCTGGCTATCCCATCAGGAGCCTGTGGTCACTGAATCCGTCATTGCTCCTCCGGTTCTCGGTTCAACCCCACCAACGGTTGCGGACTCCGGTCTTGCCGTAACGGATGCCTTTGCCTTGCAAGAAAGAATTACCAGCCTGGGACATTCTGGACAGTTGCACCATGCTGCCGCCCTGGTGCGGTATACCAACCATGCCAGTAGCGGTGTGCGGGCAGCCGTGGCAACCGCGCTTGGGAACCTGGCAATCAGACGTTCAGGAGCCAGTGTGGAATCCCTGATTCCGGTTTTAGGCAGATTAAGCCGGGACACCAAATCAGAGGTGCGTGTGGCTGCCGTGGCGGCTCTGGGTAAGATCCGATCGCCCAAAGTCCTCCCCTGGCTCCAGCGATCGCAACAGCAATCTGACCCACAAGTGAGAAAAGCGGCTACCACAGCCCTTCAGAATCTCAAACTGGTTTACCAGCCTAAAGCAAAATTGAAACCAGAAGTGAGAAAAAAAGGGTAA
- a CDS encoding cobyrinate a,c-diamide synthase yields MSIVVAGERSGVGKTTITLAMLSYLQKIGLQVQSFKVGPDYIDPMFHRYVTGRPCYNLDPVLTSEAYVRQCFALNTQKVKYGLVEGVMGLFDGAAGRGDYASTAHIARLLNLPVLLVIDCSRMSHSIAALVHGYRSFDPRLQLAGVVLNRVGSDRHLELLKSALEPLAIPILGILHRHDGITIPDRHLGLVPTAELTDLNPLIEQLAESGKTSFDWSKLLPLLETTPTSEIWEWETCEGANQVSIAIAQDAAFSFYYQDNLDLLERLGGKLIPWSPLTDKEVPEGAQGLYLGGGFPEMFAAQLSQNESARQSVYAAIQAGMPTYAECGGLMYLCQHIIDFEARSHPMVGILPTAAVMGKRLTLGYRQAIACQNSILFPRGTLINGHEFHRSYLTQEPDVPLYQVQGTQGTGYRVQGTESEMTTPHPPYPISDSVPAIFEGWHLPHLHASYIHLHWGATPEIPRRFLNNCLRFT; encoded by the coding sequence ATGAGTATTGTGGTCGCTGGCGAGCGGAGTGGTGTGGGCAAAACTACCATCACGCTGGCAATGCTTTCCTATTTGCAGAAGATTGGTTTACAGGTTCAGTCCTTTAAGGTGGGTCCTGATTACATTGACCCCATGTTTCATCGCTATGTGACAGGACGCCCCTGCTATAACCTGGATCCAGTTTTGACCTCAGAAGCTTATGTCCGCCAGTGTTTTGCCCTGAATACGCAGAAGGTGAAGTATGGATTGGTAGAAGGTGTTATGGGGTTATTTGATGGCGCGGCAGGTCGGGGAGATTATGCCAGTACTGCCCATATCGCCCGTCTGCTGAACCTGCCAGTTTTACTGGTTATAGACTGTAGTCGCATGTCCCACTCCATCGCAGCACTGGTGCATGGCTACCGCTCTTTTGACCCCCGCTTGCAGTTGGCTGGCGTAGTGTTGAATCGAGTCGGCAGCGATCGCCACCTGGAATTGTTGAAATCTGCCCTGGAACCTCTGGCTATTCCCATTCTGGGCATCCTGCACCGCCACGATGGTATCACCATTCCCGATCGCCACCTGGGATTGGTTCCAACGGCTGAATTGACCGATCTGAATCCTTTAATTGAACAACTGGCGGAATCAGGCAAAACCAGCTTTGACTGGTCCAAATTGTTGCCGCTGTTAGAGACGACCCCAACTTCAGAGATCTGGGAATGGGAAACCTGTGAGGGCGCAAACCAGGTTTCCATCGCGATCGCCCAGGATGCTGCTTTTAGCTTCTACTATCAGGACAATTTAGACCTGCTAGAGCGGCTGGGGGGCAAACTGATTCCCTGGAGTCCTTTAACAGATAAGGAAGTGCCGGAAGGTGCCCAGGGACTTTACCTGGGGGGGGGGTTTCCGGAAATGTTTGCAGCCCAACTTTCCCAGAACGAATCTGCCCGTCAATCCGTTTACGCAGCCATTCAAGCAGGAATGCCTACCTATGCTGAATGCGGTGGACTGATGTACCTCTGTCAGCACATTATTGATTTTGAAGCACGATCGCACCCCATGGTGGGCATATTACCCACTGCCGCTGTGATGGGCAAACGCCTTACCTTAGGCTACCGGCAGGCGATCGCCTGTCAGAATAGTATCCTGTTTCCCAGGGGAACCCTGATCAATGGACATGAATTCCACCGTTCCTACCTAACCCAGGAACCGGACGTTCCGCTTTATCAGGTACAGGGTACACAGGGTACAGGATACAGGGTGCAGGGTACAGAAAGTGAAATGACAACCCCTCACCCCCCCTATCCGATATCAGATTCTGTACCTGCCATCTTTGAAGGCTGGCACCTTCCCCATCTCCATGCCTCTTACATTCATCTGCACTGGGGAGCAACTCCTGAGATTCCGAGACGGTTTTTGAACAACTGCCTCAGGTTTACCTAG
- the recF gene encoding DNA replication/repair protein RecF (All proteins in this family for which functions are known are DNA-binding proteins that assist the filamentation of RecA onto DNA for the initiation of recombination or recombinational repair.), which produces MYLRSLHLRQFRNYLDQQVKFDAPKTILVGDNAQGKSNLLEAVELLSTLRSHRTSRDRDLVLNGAAIAQITGQVERNFGSVELAMTLRSNSRRTVAINGESLRRQLDFLGILNVVEFSSLDLDLIRGGPEQRRNWLDSLLIQLEPVYAYILQQYNQVLRQRNALLKRNQEPDARNQEEAGAIAQLVAASPDALSSPSSQTPSPSTELALWDAQLIAAGTRVIRRRARVVQRLVPLAAHWHREISGSTEDLDVRYAPNVPLKEDDPEIIKQGFLEKIQARAIAERYQGTTLVGPHRDEVEFTINQTSARQYGSQGQQRTLVLALKLAELKLIEDVIGDAPLLLLDDVLAELDLNRQNQLLNAIQDRYQTLITTTHLGAFDAQWLRSSQVFSVKAGQVFVGR; this is translated from the coding sequence ATGTATCTTCGCTCGCTCCACCTGCGCCAGTTTCGTAACTACCTAGATCAGCAGGTGAAGTTTGACGCACCGAAAACTATTCTGGTTGGCGACAATGCCCAGGGGAAATCGAATTTGCTGGAAGCGGTTGAATTGCTATCAACCCTGCGATCGCACCGCACTTCCCGCGATCGGGACCTGGTGCTTAATGGTGCTGCGATCGCCCAAATTACCGGACAGGTAGAGCGCAACTTCGGCTCCGTTGAACTTGCCATGACTCTCCGCAGTAATAGCCGCCGTACCGTTGCTATTAATGGTGAATCCCTCCGCCGCCAGCTAGATTTTCTGGGCATTCTGAATGTTGTGGAGTTCTCCAGTTTAGACCTGGACCTGATCCGCGGTGGACCGGAGCAGCGGCGCAACTGGCTCGACTCCTTACTAATTCAACTGGAACCTGTTTATGCCTATATCTTGCAGCAGTACAACCAGGTCTTACGCCAGCGCAATGCTCTGTTGAAAAGGAACCAGGAACCAGACGCCAGAAACCAGGAGGAAGCTGGGGCGATCGCTCAATTGGTCGCTGCCTCCCCTGATGCCCTTTCTTCGCCCTCTTCCCAAACGCCATCCCCCTCCACTGAACTCGCCCTCTGGGATGCTCAACTTATCGCCGCCGGGACTCGCGTCATTCGACGACGGGCCAGAGTAGTACAGCGTCTGGTTCCCCTGGCAGCCCACTGGCATCGGGAAATCAGTGGCAGTACAGAGGATCTGGACGTTCGCTATGCACCGAATGTGCCGCTGAAGGAAGATGACCCGGAGATTATAAAACAAGGATTTTTGGAAAAAATTCAGGCGCGAGCGATCGCCGAGAGGTACCAGGGCACGACTCTGGTTGGTCCCCATCGGGATGAAGTCGAATTCACAATCAACCAGACTTCTGCCCGCCAGTATGGCTCCCAGGGACAACAGCGAACCCTGGTACTGGCACTCAAACTGGCAGAACTCAAACTGATTGAAGATGTGATTGGCGATGCTCCCCTGTTGCTGCTGGACGATGTTCTGGCAGAACTGGATCTCAACCGTCAAAACCAACTGCTCAACGCCATCCAGGACCGCTACCAGACCCTGATTACTACCACACATCTGGGAGCCTTCGATGCCCAATGGCTGCGTTCTTCTCAGGTTTTTTCAGTCAAAGCAGGGCAGGTGTTTGTAGGACGTTGA
- a CDS encoding IS630 family transposase: MSQYARQVIQEERPIRYFAQDESRFGLKTLIGRLITACGIKPIGQWLWLFKAFWLYGAVEPATGESFFLQFSHVDTACYQAFLEEFSKAYPDSLNILQVDNGRFHSSKDLVVPENVILLFQPAYCPELNPIERLWEYLKADLKWASFKTLEQLQAKVDQLLAQLTPEVIASITGYSFILNALSALNPI, encoded by the coding sequence TTGAGCCAGTATGCTCGGCAAGTCATCCAGGAGGAGCGTCCTATCCGTTATTTTGCTCAGGATGAAAGTCGCTTTGGACTCAAAACCCTGATTGGGCGCTTGATTACTGCTTGTGGTATCAAACCGATTGGGCAATGGCTATGGTTGTTCAAAGCGTTTTGGCTCTATGGGGCCGTCGAACCAGCAACCGGAGAGTCGTTTTTCTTGCAATTCTCCCATGTGGATACTGCTTGCTATCAAGCGTTCCTCGAGGAGTTCTCCAAAGCCTACCCCGATAGTCTCAACATTCTACAAGTGGATAACGGGCGTTTTCACAGCAGTAAAGATTTAGTGGTGCCAGAGAATGTGATTTTATTGTTTCAACCTGCTTACTGCCCAGAGTTAAATCCGATTGAAAGGTTGTGGGAATACCTCAAGGCAGATTTGAAGTGGGCTTCGTTCAAAACGCTAGAGCAACTCCAAGCGAAGGTCGATCAACTCCTGGCTCAATTGACTCCAGAAGTTATTGCTTCGATCACAGGATATTCCTTCATCCTGAATGCCCTATCTGCCCTGAACCCCATTTAA
- a CDS encoding pyridoxamine 5'-phosphate oxidase family protein, translating into MAKLFDRITDELQRFIAEQQIFFVGTAPLSPAGHVNLSPKGLDSFRILSPTRVAYLDLTGSGNETSAHLLENGRITFMFCAFQGAPLILRLYGRGFTVLPGSEQWQELYTLFDPIPGTRQIIVADIERVQTSCGNGVPLYQYQEQRQVMVNWAKNKGEQGLRTYRQQKNQVSIDGLPTPLGMEIR; encoded by the coding sequence ATGGCAAAACTATTCGATCGCATCACCGACGAACTGCAACGCTTTATCGCTGAACAGCAAATCTTCTTTGTGGGGACTGCACCGCTGAGTCCTGCGGGACATGTCAATCTTTCCCCTAAAGGACTGGATAGTTTTCGGATTCTGTCCCCGACGCGGGTCGCTTATCTGGATCTGACGGGAAGTGGTAATGAAACCTCGGCTCATCTGCTGGAGAATGGGCGGATTACATTTATGTTCTGTGCGTTTCAGGGTGCGCCACTGATTTTGCGGCTGTATGGACGGGGCTTTACTGTTCTACCTGGGAGCGAGCAGTGGCAGGAACTCTATACCCTGTTTGACCCTATTCCCGGTACCCGTCAGATCATTGTTGCTGATATTGAGCGAGTACAGACATCCTGTGGTAACGGGGTTCCTCTGTACCAGTATCAGGAACAACGGCAGGTGATGGTGAATTGGGCAAAGAACAAGGGAGAGCAGGGTTTACGAACCTATCGTCAACAAAAGAATCAGGTCAGTATTGATGGATTACCAACGCCCTTGGGAATGGAAATCAGATGA
- a CDS encoding helix-turn-helix domain-containing protein, with protein MAGVTSVKVKESLDELVQQLQQVETPKDKERLQVLYWLKQEKPPSIGAIAKAIGKHRNTVGRWLLQYREGGVSAMLERKVSSGGVRKIPQWAEEALAKRLKNSEHGFASYGAVQQWLAEELGVEAEYHAVYQMTRYRLQAKLKVARPQNIKQDCERRESFKKTLQMTWSC; from the coding sequence ATGGCTGGAGTCACCTCGGTTAAAGTCAAAGAAAGTCTCGATGAGCTAGTCCAACAATTGCAACAAGTGGAAACACCAAAGGACAAGGAACGCCTGCAAGTGCTGTACTGGCTCAAACAGGAAAAGCCACCCAGCATTGGTGCGATTGCCAAGGCGATCGGGAAACATCGCAATACAGTAGGGAGATGGTTATTGCAGTATCGGGAAGGTGGGGTGAGTGCCATGCTGGAACGTAAAGTGTCGTCTGGCGGTGTCCGCAAGATTCCACAATGGGCGGAAGAGGCACTGGCTAAGCGATTAAAGAACTCGGAACATGGATTTGCCAGTTATGGAGCTGTGCAACAGTGGTTAGCGGAGGAGTTGGGTGTCGAAGCGGAGTATCATGCGGTATACCAAATGACGCGCTATCGCCTCCAAGCGAAGCTGAAAGTGGCTCGTCCGCAAAATATCAAGCAGGATTGTGAACGGCGCGAATCATTTAAAAAAACCTTGCAGATGACCTGGAGTTGTTGA
- a CDS encoding SDR family oxidoreductase — protein sequence MTSSIFLAGASRGVGQEIARQLVAQNYPVRAMLRSESAREHLEAMNVTVAIGDALQPEAVEQAMLAAPIEVVISTIGGKPTDGERADFKGNRNLVDAAVKAGVKKFILVTSIGSGDSAPALPLPALETLGPVLAEKEQAENHLIASGLTYTIIRPGGLRSEPPVGEGILTENPLIAGTIHRADVAQLVCDCLKSDRANNKILSAVGRTTIFGTPEFEIFSLT from the coding sequence ATGACATCATCTATTTTTCTGGCAGGAGCGAGTCGCGGTGTCGGGCAGGAAATTGCCAGACAACTGGTTGCCCAAAATTATCCTGTGAGAGCCATGCTTCGCTCTGAGAGTGCTCGCGAGCACCTGGAAGCCATGAATGTTACAGTGGCGATCGGGGACGCTCTACAGCCAGAAGCGGTTGAACAGGCCATGCTGGCGGCTCCCATTGAAGTGGTCATCAGCACGATTGGCGGCAAACCCACAGATGGGGAGCGGGCAGACTTTAAGGGCAACCGAAATCTGGTAGATGCGGCGGTCAAAGCGGGGGTGAAGAAATTTATTCTGGTCACGTCGATTGGCTCTGGGGATAGTGCCCCTGCTCTGCCCCTACCAGCCCTGGAAACGTTGGGTCCTGTCCTGGCAGAAAAGGAACAGGCAGAGAACCATCTGATTGCCAGCGGGTTGACCTATACCATCATTCGACCGGGCGGACTGAGATCTGAACCGCCCGTGGGAGAAGGGATCTTGACCGAAAATCCTTTAATTGCAGGGACGATCCATCGGGCAGATGTGGCGCAGTTGGTCTGCGATTGTCTCAAGTCCGATCGCGCCAACAACAAAATTCTCTCAGCCGTAGGACGGACCACTATTTTCGGTACACCAGAGTTTGAAATCTTTAGCCTGACTTGA
- a CDS encoding pyridoxal phosphate-dependent aminotransferase codes for MKLAARVGQVTPSLTLAVDTKAKAMKAEGLSVCSFSVGEPDFPTPAHIVQAAQKALAEGKTKYGPAAGEPKLREAIAQKLQKENSLCYGTENVIVTNGGKHSLFNLFLATIEPGDDVIIPAPYWVSYPEMVKLAAGNPVIVKTTAKNGFKITPEQLRQAITPQTRLFVLNSPSNPTGMVYTPEEIRALADVIVEKDIYVVSDEIYEKLLYDGAEHFSIGAASPEIYDRTIVSSGFAKAYSMTGWRVGFLAGPADVIRACITIQGHSTSNVCTFAQYGAIAALEGSQEPVEAMRQAFAQRRQYMMDAVQAIPGLTFPRPDGAFYLFPSIQQTGLTSLEFSEALLTEYQVAVVPGIAFGADDCIRLSYATDMDTIKKGMELLDKFVRSRL; via the coding sequence ATGAAACTGGCAGCACGGGTTGGACAGGTTACCCCTTCATTGACACTGGCAGTAGACACCAAAGCCAAGGCCATGAAAGCAGAGGGGTTGAGCGTCTGTAGTTTCAGTGTTGGCGAACCCGATTTTCCGACGCCTGCCCACATTGTGCAGGCCGCACAGAAAGCTCTGGCAGAGGGCAAGACAAAGTATGGGCCAGCGGCTGGAGAACCCAAATTGCGTGAGGCGATCGCCCAGAAACTTCAGAAGGAAAATTCGCTCTGCTATGGTACTGAAAACGTCATCGTTACAAATGGGGGCAAGCACTCACTGTTCAACCTGTTTCTGGCAACGATTGAGCCAGGAGATGATGTGATTATCCCTGCTCCTTACTGGGTCAGCTATCCAGAGATGGTGAAGTTAGCAGCAGGAAACCCTGTCATTGTCAAAACCACGGCTAAAAACGGATTTAAGATCACCCCTGAGCAGTTGCGGCAGGCAATTACGCCTCAAACCCGACTGTTTGTGCTGAATTCGCCTTCCAATCCCACGGGAATGGTCTACACCCCAGAGGAAATCAGGGCACTGGCAGACGTAATTGTTGAGAAAGATATTTATGTCGTTTCAGACGAGATTTATGAAAAGCTGCTCTATGACGGAGCCGAACACTTTAGCATTGGGGCAGCCAGTCCAGAGATTTATGATCGCACAATTGTCAGCAGCGGGTTTGCCAAAGCCTATTCAATGACGGGTTGGCGGGTTGGGTTCCTGGCCGGTCCAGCCGATGTGATTCGGGCCTGCATCACAATTCAGGGACACAGCACGTCCAATGTCTGTACCTTTGCCCAGTACGGGGCGATCGCAGCTCTGGAAGGTTCTCAGGAGCCAGTTGAAGCCATGCGCCAGGCATTTGCCCAGCGTCGTCAGTACATGATGGATGCCGTTCAGGCGATTCCAGGACTGACCTTCCCCAGGCCAGATGGGGCATTCTATTTGTTTCCCAGTATTCAGCAGACTGGACTCACCTCCCTTGAGTTCAGTGAAGCGTTACTGACTGAGTACCAGGTTGCCGTTGTCCCTGGGATTGCGTTTGGTGCTGATGATTGCATCCGCCTTTCCTATGCCACAGATATGGACACAATTAAGAAAGGCATGGAGTTGCTGGATAAGTTTGTGCGATCCAGACTCTAA